The following are from one region of the Streptomyces decoyicus genome:
- a CDS encoding ABC transporter permease has protein sequence MLLPVNATLGVVLAVLLAAAVALAAVARLGHARAIAVAGLRAAAQLAAVSYLIGWVVHALPWLLCFLALMFAVAVWTAGRRITRNRTWWWAAAPIAAGVVPVVVLLLLTGLVPPRGLTLIPVAGILIGGALTATVLGGRRALDELETRRGEFEAGLALGLPDRDARMEVARPAASDALLPGLDQTRTVGLVTLPGAFVGMLLGGASPVQAGAVQLFVLVALLAVQAAACATVLELVARGRLHRVPLTAAEGE, from the coding sequence GTGCTGCTGCCGGTCAACGCCACCCTCGGGGTCGTTCTCGCCGTCCTGCTGGCCGCCGCCGTGGCCCTTGCCGCCGTGGCGCGCCTCGGTCACGCCCGGGCCATCGCCGTCGCCGGACTGCGCGCGGCCGCCCAACTCGCCGCCGTCTCCTACCTCATCGGCTGGGTGGTGCACGCCCTCCCCTGGCTGCTGTGTTTCCTCGCGCTGATGTTCGCGGTGGCCGTATGGACCGCCGGCCGCCGGATCACCCGGAACCGCACCTGGTGGTGGGCCGCTGCGCCGATCGCCGCCGGGGTCGTCCCGGTCGTCGTTCTGCTGCTGCTCACCGGCCTGGTGCCGCCGCGCGGGCTGACCCTCATCCCCGTCGCGGGCATCCTGATCGGCGGCGCACTGACCGCCACCGTCCTGGGCGGGCGACGGGCGCTGGACGAGCTGGAGACCCGGCGCGGCGAGTTCGAGGCGGGCCTGGCGCTGGGGCTGCCGGACCGCGACGCGCGGATGGAGGTCGCCCGCCCGGCCGCCTCGGACGCCCTGCTGCCGGGGCTCGACCAGACCCGGACCGTGGGGTTGGTCACACTGCCCGGCGCATTCGTCGGGATGCTGCTGGGCGGCGCGTCCCCCGTACAGGCGGGTGCGGTGCAGTTGTTCGTGCTGGTCGCCCTGCTGGCGGTGCAGGCGGCGGCCTGTGCGACGGTGCTGGAACTGGTCGCGCGCGGACGGCTGCACCGCGTACCCTTGACGGCAGCAGAAGGGGAGTAG
- a CDS encoding TMEM165/GDT1 family protein has translation MFSLTVAAVVFGVVFLAELPDKTALAGLVLGTRYRASYVFVGVAAAFLVHVALAIAAGSVLTLLPHRLVQGVVGVLFLAGAAVLLFRKGDDEEEVKKPADQSFWKVSGAGFMMILVAEFGDLTQIMTANLAARYDDPLSVGVGAVLALWAVAGLGILGGRTLMKYVPLGLITKIAAGVMLLLAGFSLYEAIAG, from the coding sequence GTGTTCAGCCTTACCGTCGCCGCCGTCGTCTTCGGCGTCGTCTTCCTCGCCGAGCTGCCCGACAAGACCGCCCTGGCGGGTCTGGTGCTCGGCACCCGCTACCGCGCTTCGTACGTCTTCGTCGGCGTCGCCGCGGCCTTCCTCGTGCATGTGGCGCTCGCCATCGCCGCCGGCAGCGTGCTGACGCTGCTGCCGCACCGCCTGGTGCAGGGTGTGGTCGGCGTCCTCTTCCTGGCCGGCGCCGCCGTGCTGCTGTTCCGGAAGGGCGACGACGAGGAAGAAGTGAAGAAGCCCGCCGACCAGAGCTTCTGGAAGGTCTCCGGGGCGGGCTTCATGATGATCCTGGTCGCCGAGTTCGGTGATCTGACCCAGATCATGACCGCCAACCTCGCGGCCCGTTACGACGACCCGCTCTCGGTCGGTGTCGGTGCCGTCCTGGCCCTGTGGGCGGTGGCGGGCCTGGGCATCCTGGGCGGCCGTACGCTCATGAAGTATGTGCCGCTGGGGCTGATCACGAAGATCGCGGCGGGTGTGATGCTGCTGCTGGCGGGCTTCAGCCTGTACGAGGCGATCGCCGGCTGA
- a CDS encoding HNH endonuclease family protein has translation MKKVYARRVSLAAGSAAALVCTLALSGQTAQAAPPSPPDAATARTYLADIKEQAEGPQDGYSRDKFPHWIEQGKNCNTREVVLKRDGTDVQQDDSCAAKSGKWVSAYDDATWTNAADLDIDHVVPLSEAWKSGAAQWTTERRKELANDLTHSQLIAVTDNLNQEKGDKDPAKWLPPKTSYHCEYARMWVWVKHEYGMTADSAEKAALKKILDGC, from the coding sequence ATGAAAAAGGTCTACGCGCGTCGAGTTTCGCTCGCCGCCGGATCGGCCGCGGCACTGGTCTGCACGCTGGCACTCAGCGGACAGACCGCCCAGGCAGCACCGCCCAGCCCGCCGGACGCGGCCACCGCACGGACGTACCTCGCCGACATCAAGGAACAGGCCGAGGGCCCCCAGGACGGCTACAGCCGTGACAAGTTCCCGCACTGGATCGAGCAGGGCAAGAACTGCAACACCCGCGAGGTGGTGCTCAAGCGGGACGGCACGGACGTGCAGCAGGACGACAGCTGTGCGGCGAAGAGCGGCAAGTGGGTCTCGGCCTACGACGACGCCACCTGGACCAACGCGGCCGACCTCGACATCGACCATGTCGTACCGCTGTCCGAGGCCTGGAAGTCCGGCGCCGCGCAGTGGACCACCGAGCGCCGCAAGGAGCTGGCGAACGATCTCACCCACTCCCAGCTGATCGCCGTCACCGACAACCTCAACCAGGAAAAGGGCGACAAGGACCCGGCGAAGTGGCTCCCGCCGAAGACCTCGTACCACTGCGAGTACGCCCGGATGTGGGTCTGGGTGAAGCATGAGTACGGCATGACCGCGGACTCCGCGGAGAAGGCCGCGCTGAAGAAGATCCTCGACGGCTGCTGA
- a CDS encoding alkaline phosphatase D family protein produces the protein MAGLRLGPLLRYVDAQSATVWVETDEPCVVRIRCDDGSVGTERTWQVAGHHYALVAVTGLAPGSETPYQVLLDEPEAPPGGSGEMVWPPPGSRFPASTIRTLPASADEPLRFAFGSCRWSATPSNAAHDPVGPDALDTLAATLAADSGRQRPDVLLLLGDQVYADQTSDATAQVLAARRDIGEPPGKQVADYEEYTHLYDESWLDPEVRWLLSTVPSCMIFDDHDVIDDWNTSAAWLARMRATPWWRERILGGLMSYWVYQHLGNLSPAELAADELYARVRAVPDGTDLVRAFAADADTDPACARWSYRREFGRVRLVMIDTRATRVLDESNRAMLDKTEGEWLRQAVLEGRGSYDHLLLGSSLPWLLPHLIHAAEGWNAALCAGERGPRWARRGEFLRQRADLEHWAAFPGSFAALTELIAEAGSGAEAPATVCVLSGDVHHAYVAEPHWRGAGPHPASRVLQLTCSPVHNSIPGSLQAGFRFGWSRSGRWLGKLLARHGRLTRPAVKWRRTGGPWFGNQLMTLTLAGRTARLALDQARREKSGGVRLVTVWRAALSDARVAGKSGGTGGPAPGTERAKSG, from the coding sequence ATGGCCGGACTGCGCTTGGGGCCGCTGCTGCGCTACGTCGACGCGCAGAGCGCGACGGTGTGGGTGGAGACCGACGAGCCGTGCGTGGTGCGGATCCGCTGCGACGACGGGTCGGTCGGCACGGAACGCACCTGGCAGGTGGCCGGGCACCACTACGCGCTGGTCGCGGTGACCGGTCTGGCGCCCGGCAGCGAGACGCCCTACCAGGTCCTGCTCGACGAGCCGGAAGCCCCTCCCGGCGGTAGCGGGGAGATGGTCTGGCCGCCGCCCGGCAGCCGCTTCCCCGCGAGCACGATCCGTACCCTCCCCGCCTCCGCCGACGAGCCGCTGCGTTTCGCCTTCGGTTCCTGCCGCTGGTCGGCGACCCCCTCGAACGCGGCGCACGACCCGGTCGGCCCGGACGCCCTGGACACCCTCGCCGCCACACTGGCCGCCGATTCCGGCCGGCAGCGCCCCGACGTGCTGCTCCTGCTGGGCGACCAGGTCTACGCCGACCAGACCTCCGACGCGACCGCCCAGGTGCTGGCCGCCCGCCGCGACATCGGCGAGCCGCCCGGGAAACAGGTCGCCGACTACGAGGAGTACACCCACCTCTACGACGAGTCCTGGCTCGACCCCGAGGTCCGCTGGCTGCTGTCCACGGTCCCCAGCTGCATGATCTTCGACGATCACGATGTGATCGACGACTGGAACACCTCGGCGGCCTGGCTGGCCCGGATGCGGGCGACCCCGTGGTGGCGCGAGCGGATACTCGGCGGCCTGATGTCGTACTGGGTGTACCAGCATCTGGGCAATCTCTCGCCCGCTGAGCTGGCCGCCGACGAGCTGTACGCGCGGGTGCGGGCGGTGCCGGACGGGACGGACCTGGTGCGGGCGTTCGCGGCCGACGCGGATACCGATCCGGCCTGCGCGCGCTGGAGCTACCGCCGCGAGTTCGGCCGGGTCCGTCTGGTCATGATCGACACCAGGGCGACCCGCGTGCTGGACGAGAGCAACCGCGCGATGCTCGACAAGACCGAGGGCGAATGGCTGCGGCAGGCCGTGCTGGAGGGGCGCGGCAGCTACGACCACCTGCTGCTCGGCAGTTCGCTGCCCTGGCTGCTGCCGCACCTCATCCATGCCGCGGAGGGCTGGAACGCCGCGCTGTGCGCCGGCGAGCGCGGCCCCCGCTGGGCCCGTCGGGGCGAATTCCTGCGCCAGCGCGCCGACTTGGAGCACTGGGCGGCCTTCCCCGGTTCGTTCGCCGCGCTCACCGAACTGATCGCCGAGGCCGGTTCCGGCGCGGAGGCCCCGGCGACGGTCTGTGTGCTGTCCGGGGATGTGCACCACGCCTACGTGGCGGAGCCGCACTGGCGCGGCGCAGGACCGCACCCCGCGAGCCGGGTGCTCCAGCTGACCTGCTCCCCCGTCCACAACAGCATTCCCGGCTCGCTGCAGGCCGGTTTCCGCTTCGGCTGGAGCCGGTCGGGCCGCTGGCTGGGGAAGCTGCTGGCCCGGCACGGGCGGCTGACCCGGCCGGCGGTGAAGTGGCGGCGTACGGGCGGCCCGTGGTTCGGCAACCAGTTGATGACGCTGACGCTGGCGGGCCGTACGGCGCGCCTCGCCCTGGACCAGGCCCGCCGGGAGAAGAGCGGCGGCGTCCGGCTCGTCACGGTCTGGCGGGCGGCGTTGTCCGATGCGCGAGTTGCCGGGAAATCGGGTGGTACGGGCGGCCCTGCACCGGGTACCGAACGCGCCAAGTCCGGATGA